The Streptomyces bacillaris sequence CGGCCGGGGCCTCATCTGGGACGGGTCGCCCACACGGTCCTGCACCACTCCGGCTGCCCTGTCGTGGTCGTGCCGGAACCGGAGTGAGGGAAGGGCCCCGACGCGGGACGGCGGGGAGTGTGGATCAGCTTCTGCCAGGCGCTGGCATGCCCCGTTCACCCGCGACACACGGGTGGAGTACCTGCCGGAGAGTTCGCGGTGACGGGACAGCCGGAGTGCGAGGGAGTCGCTGGACGGCCGGTGGGAGTACCGCGTGCAGATCCCCGTTGTGCGAAGCGTCTCCCGCCGGCCGGCTCTTCTTCGGTAAGGGCGGAACGTCTGCTCGCGCGGGTGGAGACCGGGCGTGCCGACAGTCATGTTGTGAGCAACGACGCCTTGTGAGTGGCGTGGTTGTTCAGCAGGAGATGCTCCATCGACCAGGTCTGAGGTGGTCCGCCGTTCGACCGGCGGACCACCTCATCGCTCGCGTGGTGCGCGACACGAGACGACCGGCTGCGTCGAAGGGCGTGCTCACGCTCCTGCTCGGCCGCCGCGATGAGCGTCGAGGCTGAGGAGCCGCTCACGTGTCGCCCGGAGTCGGCATGCGACCACCGAGCCGACCCAGACAGCGATCGAGCGCCCGAACTCCGCGTCCGCGGCACACATGGCCCGTACGGTCGCCGCGTCGAACTCCCAGGCGCGCACCTGGCTCACAGCCTGGGCGCCCAACTGCCACCGGTAGGGCGGGAAGTGCCAGGACCATCCGAGGAGCTCCTCGTGACCGAGGGAATCGATGGTCGAGGCCGACCGCCCGGGGGCTCGCGAGTCGAGGGCGACCGTGCCGCTCCGGATCACCCAGAACCGGTCTGCGGGCCCGCCCTCCTCCAGCAGCCGGGCGCCTGGCTCGAAAACGGCTTCCCGGGCCGTGCGCATCAGCCGGTTCCGGTGTGCGGTCGGCAGGGCCGCGGTCATCATGGTGGTGGTCATCGTGCCGGTTCCCCATCTCTCTCCGACGGCTGTCCGGCCGTGGCATGCTGCCGGTCGGAATCGCATGCGCCCACGGCGCGGGCTCTTGACCCAGACTGTTTCCCAGCAGGGGGTGTGAGCCATGTGCCGATCGGCCCCGCCGGGGAGCCGTTCGGCCC is a genomic window containing:
- a CDS encoding cyclic nucleotide-binding domain-containing protein, with the protein product MTTTMMTAALPTAHRNRLMRTAREAVFEPGARLLEEGGPADRFWVIRSGTVALDSRAPGRSASTIDSLGHEELLGWSWHFPPYRWQLGAQAVSQVRAWEFDAATVRAMCAADAEFGRSIAVWVGSVVACRLRATRERLLSLDAHRGGRAGA